In Takifugu flavidus isolate HTHZ2018 chromosome 13, ASM371156v2, whole genome shotgun sequence, the following are encoded in one genomic region:
- the hsp90b1 gene encoding endoplasmin — protein sequence MKRVWVIGLLVALFAFAAVKADDDDEGVDVDGTVEDDLGKSRDGSRTDDEVVQREEEAIQLDGLNAAQIKELREKSEKHAFQAEVNRMMKLIINSLYKNKEIFLRELISNASDALDKIRLLSLTDEDAMASNEELTIKIKSDKEKNMLHITDTGIGMTKEELVKNLGTIAKSGTSEFLNKMTEMQTEGQSTSELIGQFGVGFYSAFLVADKVIVTSKHNNGTQHIWESDSNQFSVIEDPRGDTLGRGTTITLVMKEEATDYLELETIKNLVRKYSQFINFPIYVWASKTETVEEPIEDDSEATEEPEKEAEDEAEVEEEEEDKEKPKTKKVEKTVWDWELMNDIKPIWQRPAKEVEEDEYKAFYKTFSKDSDDPLAHIHFTAEGEVTFKSILFVPTSAPRGLFDEYGSKKNDYIKLFVRRVFITDDFNDMMPKYLNFVKGVVDSDDLPLNVSRETLQQHKLLKVIRKKLVRKTLDMIKKISTEQYNEKFWKEFGTNIKLGVIEDHSNRTRLAKLLRFQTSHSDTVQASLEEYVERMKEKQDKIYFMAGTSRKEAESSPFVERLLKKGYEVIYLTEPVDEYCIQALPEFDGKRFQNVAKEGVKFDESDKAKEKRETLEKEFEPLTTWLKDKALKDKIEKAILSQRLTNSPCALVASQYGWSGNMERIMKAQAYQTGRDISTNYYASQKKTLEINPKHPLIKQMLAKVNEDAEDQTAEDLAMVLFETATLRSGYQLADTKAYGDRIERMLRLSMNVAVDEQVEEEPEEEPAEEDSEDKEDDSEEKDEAVDEEDDEEMPRPHTAFIRIHRLKTGMSIEIPEGLTELLQSFTVEVLRNQPRDLLEFALQYFTQLKEDESKEAPFGNDQNSAPRSGKAVNFIDEAMQIDSENGEEEDDDDDDEEFIAPVINRFCRRASVCAEAFNPDEDEEEKEPLVTYPKTDEQRQRLQEACRDILLFKNLDPEEMSQVLDAMFEKFCTEGEHIIDQDDEGNNFYVIESGTFSIFVKTDSTEKLVGCYDNRGSFGELALMYNTPRAATIIATSPGALWCLDRLTFRRIIVKNNAKKRKMYESFIETLPLLTSLELSERMKVVDVISSKVFNDSQQIIAQGDLADCFYIVESGQVRITIKRSRTKKDPEEEEVDIAALSRGQYFGELALVTNKPRAASAYAVGSVKCLVMDVKAFERLLGPCMDIMKRNIANYEEQLVTLFGSSTEIEQRSP from the exons atgatgatgaaggagtTGATGTCGATGGCACCGTAGAAGACGACCTGGGGAAAAGCAGAGATGGCTCCAGAACAGATGATGAGGTGGTGCAGAG ggaggaggaggccatcCAGCTGGATGGACTGAACGCAGCCCAAATAAAGGAACTCCGAGAGAAGTCTGAAAAACACGCCTTTCAGGCTGAAGTCAACCGTATGATGAAGCTGATCATCAACTCTCTTTACAAGAACAAGGAG atcTTCCTCAGGGAGCTGATTTCCAATGCCTCCGACGCTCTTGACAAGATCCGTTTGCTGTCTCTGACTGATGAGGACGCCATGGCTTCCAACGAAGAGCTGactatcaaaataaaa TCTGACAAGGAGAAGAACATGCTGCACATCACTGATACTGGCATTGGAATGACCAAAGAGGAGCTGGTGAAGAACCTGGGCACCATTGCCAAGTCTGGCACCAGCGAGTTCCTCAATAAGATGACGGAGATGCAGACGGAGGGTCAGTCCACCTCGGAGCTGATTGGCCAGTTCGGTGTGGGCTTCTACTCCGCCTTCCTCGTCGCCGACAAAGTCATCGTGACGTCCAAACACAACAACGGCACTCAGCACATCTGGGAGTCGGACTCTAACCAGTTCTCCGTCATCGAGGACCCCCGCGGGGACACGCTGGGCAGAGGAACCACAATCAC ACTGGTCATGAAGGAGGAGGCCACAGACTATCTGGAGCTGGAGACCATCAAGAACCTGGTCAGGAAATACTCCCAGTTCATCAACTTCCCTATTTATGTCTGGGCCAGCAAG ACTGAGACTGTTGAAGAGCCAATTGAAGATGATTCTGAGGccacagaggaaccagagaaagAGGCCGAAGATGaggctgaggtggaggaggaagaggaggacaaagaaaagCCAAAGACGAAGAAG GTTGAGAAGACCGTCTGGGACTGGGAACTGATGAACGACATCAAACCCATCTGGCAGCGACCAgcaaaggaggtggaggaagatgagTACAAGGCTTTCTACAAGACCTTCTCTAAG GACAGCGACGACCCGCTGGCCCACATCCACTTCACAGCCGAGGGAGAGGTCACCTTCAAGTCCATCCTGTTTGTGCCCACCTCAGCTCCCCGCGGCCTGTTCGACGAATACGGCTCCAAGAAGAACGATTACATCAAG CTGTTCGTGAGGAGAGTCTTCATCACTGACGACTTCAATGACATGATGCCCAAATACCTGAACTTTGTCAAAGGAGTG GTCGATTCTGACGATCTTCCTCTGAACGTCTCCAGAGaaactctgcagcagcacaagcTGCTGAAG GTTATCCGCAAGAAGCTGGTGCGAAAGACTTTGGACATGATCAAGAAGATCTCGACAGAGCAGTACAACGAAAAGTTCTGGAAGGAGTTTGGAACCAACATCAAGCTGGGCGTCATCGAGGACCACTCCAACAGAACCCGTCTGGCCAAGCTGCTGCGTTTCCAGACCTCCCACAGCGACACCGTCCAGGCCAGCCTGGAGGAGTATGTGGAGCGCATGAAGGAGAAGCAGGACAAGATCTACTTCATGGCCGGCACCAGCAGGAAGGAG gccGAGTCTTCTCCCTTCGTAGAGAGGCTGCTGAAGAAGGGCTACGAGGTGATCTACCTGACGGAGCCTGTGGACGAGTACTGCATCCAGGCCCTGCCCGAGTTCGACGGAAAACGCTTCCAGAATGTCGCCAAGGAGGGCGTCAAATTCGACGAGAGCGACAAGGccaaggagaagagggagacCCTGGAGAAGGAGTTTGAGCCTCTCACCACCTGGCTGAAGGACAAAGCCCTGAAGGACAAG ATCGAGAAGGCCATCTTGTCTCAGAGGCTGACCAACTCGCCCTGCGCCCTGGTCGCCAGCCAGTACGGCTGGTCAGGAAACATGGAGAGGATCATGAAGGCACAGGCTTaccagacaggaagagacatcTCTACCAA TTACTACGCCAGCCAGAAGAAAACGTTAGAAATCAACCCCAAACACCCCCTCATCAAGCAGATGCTCGCCAAAGTCAAC GAGGATGCAGAGGACCAGACGGCAGAAGATCTGGCCATGGTCCTGTTTGAGACGGCGACGCTGAGGTCGGGCTACCAGCTGGCCGACACCAAGGCCTACGGGGACCGGATCGAGCGCATGCTGCGCCTCAGCATGAACGTAGCTGTGGACGAGCAG GTGGAAGAAGAACCAGAGGAGGAACCAGCTGAGGAGGACTCTGAAGATAAGGAGGATGACTCTGAGGAAAAGGATGAAGCtgttgatgaggaagatgatgaagaaatg CCTCGCCCGCACACCGCTTTTATCCGCATCCATAGACTGAAAACAGGAATGAGTATAGAAATTCCTGAAGGACTGACGGAGCTGTTACAGAGCTTTACCGTGGAAGTGTTGAGGAATCAGCCCAGGGATCTGCTCGAGTTCGCGCTGCAGTACTTCACCCAGCTGAAGGAAGACGAGAGCAAAGAGGCCCCGTTCGGCAATGACCAAAATTCGGCCCCGAGATCCGGAAAAGCGGTCAATTTCATTGACGAGGCCATGCAGATCGATTCAGAaaacggggaggaggaggacgacgacgacgacgacgaggaATTCATTG cccCGGTAATAAACAGATTCTGCAGGAGAGCGTCAG TGTGTGCTGAGGCGTTCAATCCCgacgaagacgaggaggagaaggagccgCTT GTCACGTACCCCAAAACAGACGAGCAGaggcagaggctgcaggaggcctgTCGGGACATCCTCCTCTTCAAGAATCTGGATCCA GAGGAGATGTCGCAGGTGCTGGACGCCATGTTTGAGAAGTTCTGCACCGAGGGGGAGCACATCATCGACCAGGACGATGAAGGGAACAACTTTTATGTCATCGAAAG tGGGACCTTTAGCATTTTCGTGAAGACTGACAGCACAGAGAAGCTGGTCGGCTGCTATGACAACCGAGGCAGCTTCGGAGAACTGGCGCTGATGTACAACACCCCCAGGGCGGCTACCATAATCGCCACCTCGCCCGGAGCCCTCTGGTGCCTG GATCGTCTGACATTCAGAAGGATCATAGTGAAGAACAATGCCAAGAAAAGGAAGATGTACGAGTCGTTCATCGAGACGTTACCACTGCTCACGTCCTTGGAG CTGTCAGAGAGGATGAAGGTGGTGGACGTCATATCGTCGAAGGTGTTCAATGATTCGCAGCAGATTATCGCTCAG ggTGATTTAGCAGATTGCTTCTACATCGTCGAGTCCGGTCAAGTTAGAATCACTATCAAAAGAAGCAGG ACAAAAAAagacccagaggaagaggaggtggataTTGCGGCACTCTCGCGGGGCCAGTATTTCGGGGAGTTGGCGCTCGTCACCAACAAGCCCAGAGCTGCATCAGCTTATGCTGTGGGAAGCGTCAAATGCTTGG TCATGGATGTTAAAGCCTTCGAGAGGTTGCTGGGTCCGTGCATGGACATCATGAAGAGGAACATCGCCAACTACGAGGAGCAGCTGGTCACCCTGTTTGGAAGTAGCACTGAAATCGAGCAACGCAGCCCGTGA
- the hbp1 gene encoding HMG box-containing protein 1, translating into MDESFDPLKCNEDLSSSPGCHMDYDDMPDLQEVEEDQRSPGLYHLGPGVLHQEFSCSPSTNWLAELANIATSPQSPLLKNIPHKRSSPVHIFGNSNSLHSYARPPLASSAPIPSRSHLRERRRVRASSESESGVFSMSSSFSDDEDMVWSQSWPSTAWHCFLKGTRLRFHRGPNVEWQEADELRDSDDDSDDEMMQSSSLKRYGSDGLKLVNHEETVSFGQAVLKLNFDPGSPDEGMLTAECRLDHPFFVKNKGWSSFYPSLTVVHHGIPCYEMQLGDVCLPPNHPDAINCDDSVVFDTFRSYDFTPLDSSAVYVLSSMARQRRTSLSSGGAISPDCDKLERSSSPQSSTSKPNRGHASGTASGATPTKCKRPMNAFMLFAKKYRVEYTQMYPGKDNRAISVILGDKWKKMKSEERRMYTMEAKALAEEQKRLNPDCWKRKRTNSGSQQT; encoded by the exons ATGGATGAGTCCTTTGACCCGCTCAAGTGTAATGAAGACCTGTCTTCCTCACCTGGGTGTCACATGGATTATG ATGACATGcctgacctgcaggaggtggaggaagaccAGAGGTCCCCAGGGTTGTACCACCTTGGGCCAGGAGTGTTGCACCAGGAGTTCAGCTGCTCCCCCAGCACCAACTGGTTGGCCGAACTGGCCAACATTGCCACTAGTCCTCAGAGCCCTTTACTGAAAAACATCCCACATAAGAG ATCATCTCCGGTGCACATATTTGGCAACAGCAATAGTTTACATTCCTACGCACGCCCCCCATTAGCCAGCAGCGCGCCCATCCCATCCAGAAGCCACCTCAGGGAACGCAGGCGCGTCAGG GCCAGCAGCGAATCCGAGTCAGGCGTTTTCTCAATGTCTTCATCCTTTTCTGACGATGAGGACATGGTTTGGTCTCAGTCCTGGCCCTCTACAGCCTGGCATTGCTTCCTGAAAG GAACTCGCCTGCGCTTTCATCGGGGTCCTAATGTGGAGTGGCAGGAAGCCGATGAACTCAGGGATTCTGACgatgattcagatgatgaaatgATGCAGTCTTCCTCTCTTAAG agaTATGGTTCAGATGGACTGAAGCTGGTGAATCATGAAGAGACTGTATCTTTTGGTCAGGCAGTTCTTAAGTTGAACTTTGACCCCGGCTCCCCCGATGAAGGCATGTTAACAGCTGAGTGCAGGTTGGACCACCCCTTTTTCGTCAAAAATAAAG GGTGGTCTTCATTTTATCCGAGCCTTACCGTAGTGCACCATGGGATCCCTTGCTATGAGATGCAGTTAGGGGACGTTTGCTTGCCTCCAAACCACCCAGATGCCATTAACTGTGATGACTCTGTTGTCTTTGACACTTTCAGAAG CTACGACTTCACCCCTCTAGATTCCTCAGCCGTGTACGTTCTGAGCAGCATGGCTCGCCAGCGCAGGACCTCCCTGTCTAGTGGGGGTGCCATCAGTCCAGACTGTGACAAACTCGAGCGCTCCAGCTCTCCACAATCCTCAACAAGTAAACCAAACAGGGGGCACGCCTCAGGGACAGCCAGCGGTGCCACGCCAACAAAATGCAAACGGCCAATGAATGCCTTCATGCTCTTCGCCAAGAAGTACAGAGTGGAGTACACGCAGATGTATCCTGGGAAGGACAACAG AGCAATCAGCGTCATCCTCGGGGACaagtggaagaagatgaagagtgaggagaggaggatgtaCACCATGGAGGCCAAGGCTTTAGCCGAGGAGCAGAAAAGACTCAACCCAGACTGCTGGAAGCGTAAAAGAACCAACTCG GGCTCTCAACAGACCTAA